In Erigeron canadensis isolate Cc75 chromosome 1, C_canadensis_v1, whole genome shotgun sequence, a single window of DNA contains:
- the LOC122585329 gene encoding uncharacterized protein LOC122585329 isoform X2 — translation MLGAGLQFGRSRGGEDRFYNPAKARRNRLNNQDNLRRAQSDVTPAETLVVKIPVETPVPSPVCNLERFLESITPSVAAQLLSKRATNGWRNQNANQPYFVLGDLWESFKEWSAYGAGVPLILNDSDSVVQYYVPYLSGIQLYTDPLKIAKPRQHIEDSDVDSFRDSSSDALQEGFSSDEGESARPQSCLSFEYLERSQPWGREPLTDKILDLARCFPELKSVRSCDLLPSSWLSVAWYPIYRIPMGPTLKDLDACFLTFHSLHTPITGNQCVHPPVVSYPEKTDGVPKISLPVFGLASYKLKAPLWINDERISLSSLLHEADNWLTTLQVNHPDFLFFSRR, via the exons ATGTTAGGGGCTGGATTACAGTTTGGAAGGAGTCGTGGTGGTGAAGATAGATTCTATAATCCGGCTAAAGCTAGAAGAAATCGTCTTAATAATCAAGATAATCTCCGCCGAGCTCAAAGTGACGTCACCCCGGCGGAGACTTTAGTTGTCAAGATTCCGGTGGAAACGCCGGTTCCGTCGCCGGTGTGTAATCTGGAGAGGTTTTTGGAATCGATTACGCCTTCTGTTGCTGCTCAGTTGCTGTCTaag AGAGCTACGAATGGGTGGAGGAATCAAAATGCAAATCAACCTTACTTTGTGCTTGGTGATTTGTGGGAGTCTTTTAAGGAATGGAGTGCTTATGGTGCCGGAGTTCCCTTGATATTGAACGACAGTGATAGTGTGGTTCAGTATTATGTGCCGTATTTGTCTGGAATTCAGTTATATACTGACCCTTTGAAAATAGCAAAACCAAG GCAGCACATCGAGGACAGTGATGTTGACTCATTCAGGGACTCGAGTAGTGAT GCCCTTCAAGAAGGCTTCTCCAGTGATGAGGGTGAATCTGCAAGACCTCAAAGTTGTCTCTCATTTGAGTATTTGGAACGCAGCCAACCATGGGGCCGGGAACCTTTGACTGATAAG ATACTTGATCTTGCCCGCTGCTTCCCTGAATTGAAAAGTGTGAGAAGTTGTGACTTGCTACCTTCTAGCTGGTTATCGGTGGCCTG GTATCCAATTTATAGGATTCCGATGGGACCAACATTGAAAgatcttgatgcttgctttctCACTTTTCATTCTCTCCATACACCTATCACAG GCAATCAATGTGTGCATCCACCTGTTGTGAGTTATCCTGAGAAGACAGATGGTGTCCCGAAAATCTCGTTACCTGTCTTTGGTCTTGCTTCATATAAATTAAAGGCACCATTGTGGATCAACGATGAACGGATATCGTTGAGCTCTCTTTTGCACGAGGCTGACAATTGGCTCACAACCCTCCAGGTCAATCACCcggattttcttttcttttcccgCAGATGA
- the LOC122602894 gene encoding LEAF RUST 10 DISEASE-RESISTANCE LOCUS RECEPTOR-LIKE PROTEIN KINASE-like 1.2, with protein MKKLKKQHTFSVIINPIFFTLFLFHHSLSIDPNYLSCVPEDCGDGQNISYPFHINSLQDPLCGYPGFGLSCYNGSATIKISEKTFVIKHINYTNHIFRLQNIANQSCSVTKIKTMTLDPTRFTFVTKTKLLISICPSNDISSEFDKYKVPPCDQNTSTNTSEYVMLENDTNIINVTKGCNKEEMPVEMMGGGEVVDGQNYTKVVERGFEMGWLAANCDRCEKSGGKCGFNMTEFQFRCFCIDRPHRVSCKPEKNNRTLIIVAVVVGFALLMALAIGIFFIRRAYKRKAFAYFSSKDKSQELEDVSVYFGVSVFSYAELQDATNHFDSSKELGDGGFGTVYYGKLRDGREVAVKRLYEHNYKRVQQFMNEVEILTRLRHQNLVSLYGCTSRKSRELLLVYEYISNGTVADHLHGDMAKPSPLKWRTRMKIAIETANALVYLHASEIIHRDVKTTNILLDESFCVKVADFGLSRLLPNDVTHVSTAPQGTPGYVDPEYHQCYQLTEKSDVYSFGVVLIELISSMPAIDISRSREEISLANMAINRIQRCALDELIDPFLAVDPVTERMMTSVAELAFRCLQFDSESRPTMVEVLEVLKGIQVEESVDNINELTTTKSDVPPPSPENEGAGLLKGLHAASPISVTAKWHSTSSESTTPYNSVIH; from the exons GCTCAAAAAGCAACACACTTTCTCCGTAATCATAAACCCTATATTCTTCACCTTATTCTTGTTTCACCATTCATTATCTATTGATCCAAACTACCTATCATGTGTCCCTGAAGATTGTGGAGATGGACAAAACATTAGTTATCCATTTCATATCAATAGCTTACAAGATCCACTTTGTGGCTATCCTGGATTCGGGCTAAGTTGCTATAATGGTTCGGCTACTATAAAAATATCCGAAAAGACCTTCGTGATCAAACATATTAACTACACAAACCACATTTTCCGTCTCCAAAACATAGCAAATCAATCATGTAGtgtgacaaaaataaaaaccatgACACTTGACCCTACTCGGTTCACATttgtaacaaaaacaaaattgttgATATCAATTTGTCCTAGCAACGATATATCGTCCGAATTCGATAAGTATAAGGTTCCACCTTGTGATCAAAATACTAGTACTAATACTAGTGAGTATGTTATGCTAGAGAATGATACAAATATTATAAATGTAACAAAAGGTTGTAACAAAGAGGAGATGCCGGTGGAGATGATGGGTGGTGGAGAGGTAGTAGATGGGCAGAATTATACAAAAGTGGTGGAACGTGGGTTTGAGATGGGGTGGCTTGCGGCAAATTGTGATCGTTGTGAAAAGAGTGGTGGGAAATGTGGGTTTAATATGACGGAATTCCAGTTTAGATGTTTCTGTATAGACAGGCCACACCGGGTGAGTTGCAAACCTG aaAAGAATAACCGCACACTGATAATCGTCGCAG TTGTTGTTGGATTTGCGCTCCTCATGGCCCTTGCCATCGGCATTTTCTTTATCCGTAGAGCTTACAAACGCAAAGCTTTTGCGTATTTTTCGTCAAAGGATAAATCACAGGAACTAGAAGATGTGAGTGTCTACTTTGGTGTATCGGTTTTCTCCTATGCAGAACTTCAAGATGCCACCAATCATTTTGACTCTTCTAAAGAACTAGGCGATGGAGGTTTTGGAACTGTTTATTATG GTAAACTTCGTGATGGTCGGGAAGTTGCAGTGAAGCGACTTTATGAGCACAATTACAAACGAGTTCAACAGTTCATGAATGAAGTTGAAATTTTAACTCGATTACGCCATCAAAACCTTGTGTCACTCTACGGTTGTACTTCTCGCAAGAGTCGTGAACTCCTTTTAGTGTATGAATACATCTCCAATGGCACTGTTGCTGACCATCTCCATGGAGACATGGCTAAACCAAGCCCACTAAAGTGGAGAACCCGTATGAAAATAGCCATAGAAACCGCCAATGCGTTGGTGTACCTTCATGCGTCCGAGATAATCCACCGAGATGTGAAAACCACTAACATTCTCTTAGATGAGAGTTTTTGTGTCAAAGTTGCGGATTTTGGGCTATCGAGGTTGTTACCTAATGATGTGACACATGTATCAACCGCGCCTCAAGGGACCCCGGGTTATGTAGACCCAGAGTATCATCAGTGTTATCAGCTAACTGAAAAGAGTGATGTTTATAGTTTTGGAGTCGTTTTAAttgaattaatatcatcaatgCCAGCTATTGATATTAGTAGGTCCCGTGAAGAGATTAGTTTAGCTAACATGGCTATAAACCGGATACAAAGATGTGCTCTCGATGAGCTGATCGACCCGTTTTTAGCAGTGGACCCGGTCACCGAAAGAATGATGACGTCAGTGGCAGAATTGGCGTTTAGGTGTTTACAATTTGATTCAGAATCCAGGCCTACAATGGTTGAAGTTTTGGAGGTCTTGAAGGGAATTCAAGTCGAGGAAAGTGTTGATAATATCAACGAGTTGACCACCACGAAGTCTGATGTGCCACCGCCTTCACCGGAAAATGAAGGCGCCGGGTTGTTAAAAGGGTTGCACGCCGCATCGCCTATCTCGGTTACGGCTAAGTGGCATAGCACTAGTAGTGAATCAACCACACCATACAATAGTGTGATACATTGA
- the LOC122585329 gene encoding uncharacterized protein LOC122585329 isoform X1, with amino-acid sequence MLGAGLQFGRSRGGEDRFYNPAKARRNRLNNQDNLRRAQSDVTPAETLVVKIPVETPVPSPVCNLERFLESITPSVAAQLLSKRATNGWRNQNANQPYFVLGDLWESFKEWSAYGAGVPLILNDSDSVVQYYVPYLSGIQLYTDPLKIAKPRQHIEDSDVDSFRDSSSDVSSDYDVPKSEISQHLDRLSLNYQQALQEGFSSDEGESARPQSCLSFEYLERSQPWGREPLTDKILDLARCFPELKSVRSCDLLPSSWLSVAWYPIYRIPMGPTLKDLDACFLTFHSLHTPITGNQCVHPPVVSYPEKTDGVPKISLPVFGLASYKLKAPLWINDERISLSSLLHEADNWLTTLQVNHPDFLFFSRR; translated from the exons ATGTTAGGGGCTGGATTACAGTTTGGAAGGAGTCGTGGTGGTGAAGATAGATTCTATAATCCGGCTAAAGCTAGAAGAAATCGTCTTAATAATCAAGATAATCTCCGCCGAGCTCAAAGTGACGTCACCCCGGCGGAGACTTTAGTTGTCAAGATTCCGGTGGAAACGCCGGTTCCGTCGCCGGTGTGTAATCTGGAGAGGTTTTTGGAATCGATTACGCCTTCTGTTGCTGCTCAGTTGCTGTCTaag AGAGCTACGAATGGGTGGAGGAATCAAAATGCAAATCAACCTTACTTTGTGCTTGGTGATTTGTGGGAGTCTTTTAAGGAATGGAGTGCTTATGGTGCCGGAGTTCCCTTGATATTGAACGACAGTGATAGTGTGGTTCAGTATTATGTGCCGTATTTGTCTGGAATTCAGTTATATACTGACCCTTTGAAAATAGCAAAACCAAG GCAGCACATCGAGGACAGTGATGTTGACTCATTCAGGGACTCGAGTAGTGATGTAAGTAGTGATTATGACGTACCAAAGAGTGAAATTTCTCAGCATTTGGATCGGTTATCATTAAATTACCAACAGGCCCTTCAAGAAGGCTTCTCCAGTGATGAGGGTGAATCTGCAAGACCTCAAAGTTGTCTCTCATTTGAGTATTTGGAACGCAGCCAACCATGGGGCCGGGAACCTTTGACTGATAAG ATACTTGATCTTGCCCGCTGCTTCCCTGAATTGAAAAGTGTGAGAAGTTGTGACTTGCTACCTTCTAGCTGGTTATCGGTGGCCTG GTATCCAATTTATAGGATTCCGATGGGACCAACATTGAAAgatcttgatgcttgctttctCACTTTTCATTCTCTCCATACACCTATCACAG GCAATCAATGTGTGCATCCACCTGTTGTGAGTTATCCTGAGAAGACAGATGGTGTCCCGAAAATCTCGTTACCTGTCTTTGGTCTTGCTTCATATAAATTAAAGGCACCATTGTGGATCAACGATGAACGGATATCGTTGAGCTCTCTTTTGCACGAGGCTGACAATTGGCTCACAACCCTCCAGGTCAATCACCcggattttcttttcttttcccgCAGATGA
- the LOC122585988 gene encoding uncharacterized protein LOC122585988, with product MAVSMYVLAPVVSINLMAFILAIGAEQRRSTAKVVPDEYDEYDYCAYDSDASTVYGLTAFGLLLISQTLVNGVTKCLCFGKGLVPGCSKTLATFFFIFSWVVFVGAEACLLLGSAKNAYHTKYRASLGGNDLSCETLRKGVFAGGAALTFISMVASIVYYLVHSKADTGGWEKHKNEGLGMTSLEAQDHGGVGQFEKL from the exons ATGGCGGTGTCAATGTACGTTCTGGCGCCCGTCGTTTCGATCAACCTCATGGCCTTTATTCTCGCCATCGGCGCTGAACAACGTCGTAGCACG gCGAAAGTAGTACCAGATGAGTATGATGAATACGATTACTGTGCGTATGATTCGGATGCATCAACGGTGTACGGACTAACGGCGTTTGGTTTGCTCTTGATTAGCCAAACGCTCGTTAACGGCGTTACCAAGTGTTTGTGTTTTGGTAAAGGTCTTGTTCCAGGCTGTTCTAAAACCTTGGCTAcctttttcttcatcttttcctG GGTCGTCTTTGTGGGAGCAGAAGCATGCTTACTTTTAGGATCTGCAAAAAATGCTTATCACACTAAATATCGAGCCAGCTTGGGTGGTAATGATCTTTCATGTGAAACCCTACGCAAGGGGGTGTTTGCTGGTGGAGCTGCCTTAACATTCATCTCCATGGTGGCATCAATTGTTTATTATTTGGTCCATTCAAAGGCAGACACGGGTGGATGGGAAAAGCACAAAAATGAAGGTTTGGGTATGACGTCTTTAGAGGCTCAAGACCATGGAGGCGTGGGTCAGTTTGAAAAGCTTTAG